The sequence ATTCAGGGAAAAAATTTTCCCGGGGCTAAAAATTGAGAATAATTAGCATTTTCATCTTTACTACTAAATAAACTAGGGGTAGAATGTTAGGGGGAGGGATTTTAGTGGATACATTGGCAGATAAAGTTCAGTCAAAAGTGAAAGAGTATGTAGGGCATGACTTAGATTTAATACTGGAAATTTACAAAGAAGACAAAATAATGGCTAAAAGTTTTTCCATATTTACATACTTAGTAGCAAAAGGATATGGGAAGGATGAAATAATAGCAGAAAGAATTGCCGAGATAATGGAAGCATTTTTTTTGGCGACTTCCATCCATGATGATATCATTGATTGTGAAGATAAGATAAACGAAAAACTTATGGATCAAAAACTAAATGACCGTATTGTCCTTGGAGATTACTTTTTTGTTGAGTTAGCTGTGCTCATGGGGAAGCTTACACCCCATCTTAAAGAAGATGTTCGTGATAAGTTTTTAGAGTATTTTACTAATGAAATGCTTGTAGTAGCGAAAAGTCAAATGATAGATCAGAAAATGATAAAGAAAAAATACTCCATACAGGAATCTCTGAAGCAATCAGAAGATAGGGGAGGCAGCTGGGGGAGGCTTGTCATGGGAAGCGTTGCCACAGCTTGTGAGGCCAATATAAAAGAAGTACAGCTTTTAACTGAAGCAGCTAACAATCTTTTTATTGCTCTAACCATTTTAGATGACCTTCAAGACTTAACAGATGATATTAAAAATGGTATTTATAGCTTAGCTCCCAGTTATTACTTAGATAATCATGGTGATATAAGCCTCTTTAACAAAGTAAAAGATATTAAAAAGATTAAAAAAGAACTTCAGAAAAATGGGGCCTTTAAATATACATTGGAGACGGCTAAGGGTTATGGTGCAAAGGCTTCAGCTCTATTAGACCAGTTCTTAGTGGATAAAGAAGGAATGAATTGGTTTCAGCTTAAAGCTTTTTTTGGCACTATATATAAACAACTAGATGCGCTAAGTGATACCACCTTAGTGGAGAGATTTTAACTTAGTATTAAATATCTCTTGCCTATTTGACAAAAAATGGTTAAGCACATATAATTTATATAGAGTCATTTTTATTTTAGGGGGACGAATTTGTGTCAGTGAGTGAATTAACTAATTAAGGAACTGAATAGTTCAAAAGGGTAAATCTGCAGTTATATGCAGGTGTATTTGTTGTTACCTTTTTTGAATCCTTAAGTTAATGAACACTGGCCAATAATCAACCCATAAATATTCAGGGGATATTTGCCGTGCGTGTGCACGGTTTTTCTATGTCCTTTTATAAAATTCGGGCTGTAGGTGAACTATGTTCATTTGCACGCCCGTTTTGTTTTTATGTACAAATTTTAGTACCACCTTTACCACAAAACAAAACTGGGAAATTGGATAAAAAGCAATTAAAAAACTTGTTAGGGAGTTCGGATTTAACTACTGAAAACATTGTCAATTAAGGAATGACAACTGGAGATTATGGGGTATAAAAAGGAGTGTGATGTAATATGTCAGTAAAGATAAAATCACAATGTAGCATAAGCTATAAACTTAAAAAACAAGGAGGCTCATGTTAGAAATGAATGAAAAAACATTGAATAACTTAGAGTACTATAAAATTATTGAAACATTAAAAGAGTTTGCCCATTCATCGTTAGGTAAGAGAAGGGTAGAAAAACTAAGACCTCAAATAAACCTAGAAGGGATTAAAATGCAAATACAAGAAACAACCCAAGCAAAAGCAATACTCAACAAAAAATCTAGAGTACCACTAAATGGTCTAGATGGCTTTGAAAAAGTATATGTAAAAATAGGGAAAAACAACTGCCTTAACCCAGAAGACTTTACTGCCATAGGGGAATTGCTAAGTGGAGTAAGGCAGATGAAGACCTTTATGAGAGAAATGGAAGTAGTTGCCCCAATAGTAAGTGGCTATGTATACTCCATGGCAGATTTATCTGGATTACAAAATGAAATCCTAAATAGTATAGGTAACGGCAGGGTACTTGATAAAGCATCCCCCACTCTAAATAAAATTCGTAAAAAGAAAAACGTGGTGGAGGAAAGAATAAAAGCAAAACTACAAAGTTTTCTAACATCTTCTATTCATAGTCCGCATCTGCAAGAAAAAATAATTAGTACTAGAGAAGGACGTTATGTAATACCTGTAAAGCAGCAATACAAAAACAGCTTTGAGGGTAATGTGCTAGACTCATCAAGAACAGGATCAACCCT comes from Alkalicella caledoniensis and encodes:
- a CDS encoding polyprenyl synthetase family protein, producing the protein MDTLADKVQSKVKEYVGHDLDLILEIYKEDKIMAKSFSIFTYLVAKGYGKDEIIAERIAEIMEAFFLATSIHDDIIDCEDKINEKLMDQKLNDRIVLGDYFFVELAVLMGKLTPHLKEDVRDKFLEYFTNEMLVVAKSQMIDQKMIKKKYSIQESLKQSEDRGGSWGRLVMGSVATACEANIKEVQLLTEAANNLFIALTILDDLQDLTDDIKNGIYSLAPSYYLDNHGDISLFNKVKDIKKIKKELQKNGAFKYTLETAKGYGAKASALLDQFLVDKEGMNWFQLKAFFGTIYKQLDALSDTTLVERF